Proteins from a genomic interval of Oceanispirochaeta crateris:
- the ptsP gene encoding phosphoenolpyruvate--protein phosphotransferase encodes MMKDNVELICNIGELSDLFREKSDVRGFLMKVVKTVSGHMKADVCSIYLYDEAQDRLILEATEGLNPDLIGKLKMSTEEGLVGVALKELRPILEINGRDNPHFKEVPGSGEDKYQAFMAVPILQGLTRIGVLVLQHHMAGYFNKNDMMALRAITSQLAATLENAKLLMGVTQTAKPEPSVELSLIKGQAVVEGIGIGQAYVMESGSRDGFRSGLPQSCRDAGKEDFSRALIQTEEQLTDLQTEMEEKLSDVGSLIFSTHLLMLRDSGFIGKMEEDIQEGVLPCDAIISRVEHFLKIFGESGNPRLQEKVQDIRDLGHRLLRNLAGEKLESGDYSDQILVARELLPSELVKITAQHVEGLVLYSQGASAHITILAKSLGVPLIYTDDRKLLTIKPGSRLILDGQQGNLLVNPGDETVAQFLALKKDHSLLDDHAEQVREETFSLDGERIYLRATINLISDIKTAVKMKAEGIGLYRSEFPFLIRNSFPSEEDQYLVYKKIFDGMESPVITLRTLDIGGDKILSYMPDSEEENPFLGLRAIRFLLQNKKIFVGQLKAMLRAGQGRKFRIMFPLVSSLDDFKQARRMVEKSIEFLKRDGFECATIPELGVMIELPSAVVMIDDLAREADFISVGSNDLVQYLLGVDRTNEKVSGLYEARHPAVLRTVARIAEASQKHNCPLSICGNMAFNRGLSYFLVGAGVRNLSMPPGQIPQMQTFLENVDVKKAENDCRHLLQLDSLESINEFLDEAVAAVKS; translated from the coding sequence ATGATGAAAGATAATGTAGAACTCATATGTAATATTGGAGAACTTTCCGATCTCTTCCGTGAAAAAAGCGACGTCAGAGGGTTCCTTATGAAGGTCGTCAAGACCGTCTCTGGTCATATGAAGGCCGATGTTTGTTCTATTTACCTCTATGATGAGGCTCAGGACCGCCTCATTCTGGAGGCAACAGAGGGGTTGAATCCCGATCTCATCGGGAAGCTCAAGATGTCCACTGAAGAAGGCCTTGTGGGAGTGGCTCTCAAGGAACTCAGGCCTATCCTTGAAATAAACGGGCGGGATAATCCTCACTTTAAGGAAGTCCCCGGAAGTGGTGAAGACAAGTATCAGGCTTTTATGGCCGTTCCCATACTGCAGGGACTCACCCGTATCGGAGTCCTCGTTCTTCAGCATCACATGGCAGGATATTTTAATAAGAATGATATGATGGCTCTCCGCGCCATTACTTCTCAGCTAGCGGCTACATTGGAAAATGCCAAACTCCTGATGGGAGTGACTCAAACGGCCAAGCCGGAGCCATCGGTTGAGCTGTCCCTGATCAAGGGGCAGGCTGTCGTGGAAGGAATCGGCATAGGCCAGGCTTATGTGATGGAATCTGGCAGTCGGGATGGGTTTCGTTCCGGATTGCCTCAGAGCTGCAGGGATGCCGGCAAGGAGGACTTTTCAAGAGCCCTCATACAAACAGAAGAACAACTGACAGATTTGCAGACGGAAATGGAAGAGAAACTCTCTGATGTGGGGTCTCTCATATTCAGCACTCATCTGTTGATGCTCAGAGATTCCGGGTTTATCGGGAAGATGGAAGAGGATATCCAGGAAGGAGTTCTTCCCTGTGATGCCATTATTTCCAGGGTGGAGCACTTTCTGAAGATCTTCGGAGAGAGTGGCAATCCAAGGCTTCAGGAGAAAGTTCAGGATATCCGCGACCTTGGGCACAGACTCCTGAGAAACCTGGCGGGCGAAAAACTTGAAAGTGGAGATTATTCCGACCAGATCCTTGTGGCCAGAGAGCTCCTTCCTTCGGAACTTGTGAAGATAACGGCACAGCATGTGGAAGGACTCGTCCTGTACAGCCAGGGGGCTTCGGCGCATATTACAATCCTTGCCAAGTCTCTTGGGGTTCCTCTCATATACACCGATGATCGCAAGCTGCTCACTATCAAACCGGGGAGTCGTCTTATACTGGATGGTCAGCAGGGAAACCTTTTGGTCAATCCCGGAGATGAAACAGTTGCTCAGTTCCTGGCTCTCAAGAAAGACCACAGCTTGCTGGATGATCATGCCGAGCAGGTTAGGGAAGAAACTTTCAGCCTCGATGGGGAGAGAATTTACCTGAGGGCCACAATCAACCTTATAAGCGATATTAAAACAGCGGTGAAGATGAAAGCCGAGGGAATCGGTTTGTACCGCAGTGAATTTCCCTTCCTCATCAGGAACAGTTTTCCCAGCGAAGAAGACCAATATCTGGTTTATAAGAAGATTTTTGATGGTATGGAATCTCCGGTGATCACCTTGAGAACACTGGATATCGGCGGGGATAAAATCCTGTCTTATATGCCCGATTCAGAAGAAGAAAATCCTTTTCTGGGATTACGGGCTATCCGATTTCTCCTTCAAAATAAAAAGATCTTTGTGGGCCAGCTCAAGGCCATGTTGCGAGCGGGACAGGGACGAAAATTCCGTATAATGTTTCCTCTTGTCTCTTCTTTAGATGATTTCAAACAAGCCAGAAGAATGGTTGAGAAGAGCATTGAATTCCTTAAACGGGACGGCTTTGAATGTGCCACAATTCCCGAATTAGGAGTCATGATAGAGCTTCCTTCGGCGGTTGTTATGATAGATGATCTCGCAAGAGAAGCAGATTTTATTTCGGTAGGCTCCAATGATCTGGTTCAGTATCTTCTGGGAGTGGACAGAACGAATGAAAAGGTCTCTGGTTTGTATGAGGCTCGCCATCCTGCTGTTTTGAGAACGGTGGCGCGGATTGCAGAGGCTTCTCAAAAACATAATTGTCCTTTGAGTATTTGTGGAAATATGGCCTTTAACAGAGGCTTGTCCTACTTCCTGGTGGGGGCGGGGGTCCGTAACCTGTCCATGCCTCCGGGACAAATTCCTCAGATGCAGACTTTTCTGGAGAATGTGGATGTGAAAAAGGCGGAAAATGACTGCCGTCATCTCCTGCAATTAGACTCGTTGGAGAGTATTAATGAGTTTCTTGACGAAGCTGTTGCTGCAGTAAAATCCTAA
- a CDS encoding RrF2 family transcriptional regulator, with protein MRITTKGRYAIRAIINMALNAGNKPISIKSISNSEELSPIFLEQIFTKLKKAGIAESVRGASGGFRIARELNEITVLDVLEAVEEGVELAPCTTPEGTCGRSADCAISAFWSDTEEMIRDQLRNQTIQTILDKYMDVE; from the coding sequence ATGCGAATTACAACAAAAGGCCGTTATGCCATCAGGGCAATAATAAACATGGCACTCAATGCAGGAAATAAACCGATATCCATCAAATCCATTTCCAACAGTGAAGAATTATCTCCCATATTTCTGGAACAGATTTTTACCAAATTGAAGAAAGCCGGGATTGCCGAATCAGTAAGAGGTGCTTCTGGGGGTTTTAGAATTGCACGGGAATTAAATGAAATAACAGTACTGGATGTCTTGGAAGCTGTGGAAGAAGGGGTAGAACTAGCACCCTGCACCACTCCCGAAGGCACCTGCGGCCGTTCTGCCGACTGTGCCATTTCCGCCTTCTGGAGCGATACAGAAGAAATGATCAGAGATCAGCTTAGAAACCAGACCATTCAAACGATTCTTGATAAATACATGGATGTTGAGTAG
- a CDS encoding uroporphyrinogen decarboxylase family protein — protein sequence MNGKDLIINTFKGEPVERAPWVPYTGVQIARLKGYDAQEILMDGDKLLECLLESNKQYSPDGQPVVFDLQIEAEILGCELLWAKDSPPTVKSHPLADTKEIPLKIPSRTEGRLPMVLDVMKRMKAEVGNTTALYGLVCGPFTLASHLRSTNIFMDMYDDEEYVKKLISYATDVAIAVTDLYIESGMDIIGSVDPLVSQISPEMFTQFMASDYKRFFDHVRSKGAFSSFFVCGDATKNLEAMALTGPDCLSIDENIDIVEAKKITDAHHILISGNLQLTVVMLLGNQKDCQKAALDLMDKMGTKGFILAPGCDMPYGVPVENIVGVGQAVQNPEATRSFLSSYVKEVVDIDVDMPDYENLDYVLIEVLTIDSATCAACGYMKAAADDMIGIFGDAKVKVIERKILEPENIARLGLLGVANLPSIAVNGKVTHVSLIPSRAELEEEIRSLL from the coding sequence ATGAATGGAAAAGACTTAATAATAAATACCTTTAAGGGGGAGCCTGTCGAAAGGGCTCCCTGGGTTCCCTATACAGGGGTCCAGATAGCCAGACTCAAGGGATACGATGCCCAGGAGATCCTCATGGATGGGGATAAGCTTCTTGAATGTCTGCTTGAATCCAATAAGCAGTACTCCCCCGACGGTCAACCCGTGGTATTTGATCTGCAGATTGAAGCAGAAATACTCGGCTGCGAACTTCTCTGGGCGAAAGATTCTCCCCCTACGGTCAAGAGTCATCCTCTGGCTGATACTAAGGAAATTCCCCTTAAAATTCCTAGTAGAACGGAAGGCAGACTTCCCATGGTCTTGGATGTTATGAAAAGAATGAAAGCAGAAGTGGGGAATACCACTGCTCTGTACGGTCTTGTTTGTGGCCCCTTCACATTGGCATCCCACTTGAGAAGCACCAATATTTTTATGGATATGTATGATGATGAAGAATATGTAAAGAAGTTGATATCCTATGCAACGGATGTGGCAATCGCAGTTACCGATCTCTACATAGAATCCGGAATGGATATTATCGGTTCAGTAGATCCCCTTGTATCACAAATCTCGCCAGAAATGTTTACCCAGTTTATGGCTTCCGATTACAAGAGATTTTTTGATCATGTTCGGTCCAAGGGTGCCTTCAGTTCCTTTTTTGTTTGTGGTGATGCAACTAAAAATCTTGAAGCTATGGCTCTTACAGGTCCGGACTGCCTCTCTATTGATGAGAATATTGACATAGTAGAGGCCAAAAAAATCACCGATGCCCATCATATTCTCATCTCAGGTAATTTACAGCTCACAGTTGTCATGCTCCTTGGAAATCAGAAAGACTGTCAGAAAGCAGCCCTCGATCTTATGGACAAGATGGGCACCAAGGGGTTTATTCTGGCTCCCGGCTGTGATATGCCCTATGGGGTTCCTGTTGAAAACATAGTGGGGGTCGGCCAGGCCGTACAAAATCCGGAAGCCACCAGATCCTTTCTTTCCAGCTATGTGAAGGAAGTCGTGGACATTGATGTGGACATGCCCGATTATGAAAATCTGGATTATGTTCTTATTGAGGTTTTAACCATAGATTCTGCCACCTGCGCCGCTTGCGGATATATGAAGGCGGCAGCTGACGATATGATCGGGATCTTTGGAGATGCAAAAGTTAAGGTCATAGAGCGAAAAATCCTGGAACCTGAGAATATAGCCAGGCTGGGACTACTGGGGGTTGCCAACCTTCCTTCCATCGCCGTGAATGGAAAGGTCACCCATGTGTCTCTCATTCCCAGCCGTGCTGAACTTGAAGAAGAGATCCGTAGTTTGCTCTGA
- a CDS encoding GTP-binding protein: MGKKIDIILLAGFLGSGKTTVLNELIRYFHGRKLGILVNDFGEVPVDGALLLNENPELLEEGHKIYEIGNGSIFCSCLKAPFVYGLKYFEEEKPDLLFIEASGLSDPSSMNKILSDHQLASQFSVKHVVTLIDPIRYKALVTVLDVIGRQISTADQILINKTDLIPDKELNELIKDLKTRSSAPLQTGVFGAFDYSFIDLEVPRTLHGELESCNTPESRPASLFLEGKIESEQVLKDFMSRIEGSIYRVKGFIDIEGRSYYVSDNTVGYSLTEVVKPGMKPGLTVLCPVKHKENILQLWNEIRRIEIRPKGFSLSSPGL; the protein is encoded by the coding sequence ATGGGCAAAAAAATTGATATTATCCTGTTGGCTGGTTTCCTGGGTTCCGGGAAAACAACGGTTCTCAATGAACTCATCCGGTATTTCCATGGTAGGAAATTAGGGATCTTGGTAAACGACTTTGGGGAAGTACCAGTGGATGGGGCTTTGCTTTTGAATGAGAATCCAGAACTTTTGGAGGAGGGACACAAGATCTATGAAATTGGTAATGGATCTATTTTCTGTTCCTGCCTCAAGGCCCCCTTTGTTTATGGGCTGAAGTATTTTGAAGAGGAAAAACCCGATTTGCTTTTTATTGAAGCCTCCGGATTATCTGATCCTTCCAGTATGAATAAAATTCTTTCTGACCATCAGCTGGCATCACAGTTCTCTGTCAAGCATGTGGTCACATTGATTGATCCTATCCGCTACAAGGCTCTTGTTACAGTCCTGGATGTCATTGGGAGACAAATTTCAACGGCCGATCAAATTTTAATCAATAAGACAGATCTTATTCCAGATAAGGAGCTGAATGAGCTGATCAAGGATTTGAAAACACGTTCCTCGGCTCCACTTCAGACAGGAGTATTTGGAGCGTTTGACTACTCTTTCATTGATTTGGAGGTCCCCCGAACTCTGCATGGTGAATTGGAAAGCTGTAATACCCCCGAATCCAGACCTGCTAGTCTTTTCCTGGAAGGAAAAATTGAAAGTGAACAGGTTCTAAAGGATTTTATGAGCCGTATAGAGGGTAGTATTTATAGGGTGAAAGGTTTTATAGATATTGAGGGTAGGAGCTATTATGTTTCTGATAATACCGTCGGCTACAGTCTGACAGAGGTTGTAAAACCAGGAATGAAACCGGGACTTACGGTTCTCTGTCCCGTGAAGCATAAGGAAAATATCCTTCAGCTCTGGAATGAAATCCGGAGAATAGAGATCAGACCGAAAGGCTTTTCTCTTTCTTCTCCGGGATTGTGA
- a CDS encoding ArsR/SmtB family transcription factor: protein MNNSDDIEDPQVSHDAARIERVKELLVTQDELDHLVQTFKIFGDPSRLKIINALIEDELCVHEIAELMGMSQPAVSHQLRQLKQAHVVNSRRAGKHIFYSLLDEHVIQIFRICQKHLSEG from the coding sequence ATGAATAACAGTGACGATATTGAAGATCCCCAGGTGAGCCATGATGCCGCCCGGATTGAGCGGGTGAAAGAGTTGCTCGTGACTCAGGATGAGCTTGATCATCTGGTTCAGACCTTTAAAATATTTGGTGATCCCTCCCGACTCAAAATTATAAATGCCCTGATAGAAGATGAACTCTGTGTTCATGAAATTGCCGAACTGATGGGAATGAGCCAGCCCGCAGTGTCTCATCAACTCAGGCAGCTCAAGCAGGCTCATGTGGTCAATTCCAGAAGGGCCGGGAAGCACATATTCTATTCTCTCCTGGATGAACATGTCATCCAAATTTTTAGAATCTGTCAGAAACATCTGAGTGAGGGTTGA
- a CDS encoding aldo/keto reductase, which produces MQYRTLGKTGLKVSVVGIGTWQYGGEWGEFYTQPQVDAVMDTAREEGINLIDTAECYGDHLSESFVGRAIEMDRDKWIVATKFGHHYNDYLDRDQLWSVDDVKIQLEESLKSLKTDHIDIYQFHSGENTVFDNQELWTYLDKQKKAGIIGHLGISISNSHEGVLEYQSEKATEVGAEILQLYYNRLDRRPEEKAFKECRKQELGVLARVPLASGFLSGKYKPGTVFSKDDVRSHRSQEKIDSELREVQRIQKEEMPEGISMAAWALAWCLRDPVVTTVIPGCRNPNQVRANAEASDLAGTLIFP; this is translated from the coding sequence ATGCAATACAGAACACTGGGAAAAACTGGCCTTAAAGTGTCGGTAGTAGGAATCGGAACTTGGCAATATGGGGGAGAATGGGGAGAATTTTATACCCAGCCTCAGGTTGATGCTGTCATGGATACCGCCCGAGAGGAAGGGATCAATTTAATTGACACGGCGGAGTGTTACGGAGACCACCTTTCCGAATCCTTTGTCGGCAGGGCCATTGAAATGGACCGGGATAAATGGATTGTCGCCACAAAATTCGGACACCATTACAACGACTACCTGGATAGGGATCAGTTATGGAGCGTCGATGACGTTAAAATTCAGTTGGAAGAGTCATTGAAGAGTCTGAAAACCGATCACATTGACATCTACCAGTTCCATTCTGGAGAGAATACAGTCTTTGACAATCAGGAACTTTGGACCTATCTGGACAAGCAGAAGAAAGCCGGCATCATAGGCCACCTGGGAATATCCATCTCCAATTCACACGAGGGAGTCCTGGAGTATCAATCAGAAAAAGCGACAGAGGTCGGTGCAGAAATCCTCCAGCTGTATTACAACAGACTGGATAGACGACCCGAAGAAAAAGCGTTTAAAGAGTGCAGAAAACAAGAACTGGGAGTCCTGGCCAGAGTTCCCCTTGCCAGTGGATTTTTAAGTGGAAAGTATAAACCGGGAACTGTCTTTTCCAAGGATGATGTCCGGAGTCACAGGTCTCAGGAAAAAATAGATTCAGAATTAAGGGAGGTACAAAGGATTCAGAAAGAGGAAATGCCCGAAGGCATTTCCATGGCCGCCTGGGCCCTAGCCTGGTGTTTGAGAGATCCCGTCGTTACAACTGTCATTCCCGGATGCAGAAATCCAAATCAGGTCAGAGCCAATGCCGAAGCTTCAGACCTGGCCGGCACGCTGATCTTCCCTTAA
- a CDS encoding heavy metal translocating P-type ATPase, which translates to MSVKIEYTLSGLCCSQCAAVIERKVKELDWVKNARVNMASQILYLDSSASIGERQLELQSLVDSIEDGIILEERGGSDSKSTDLKPGSALKKKIPELLGAALFFVLTFLRGNETLPLVYRIVLYSTSYLLIGHSVLLSGLKNMKRGRFLDENFLMILATSGAFALGEFPEAVAVMLFYQIGEFFQDMAVDKSRRSIRNLMDSKPGMVSVLRGTELVETPPDQVEPGTLYRLRAGDRIPLDGVVMKGTGSVDTSALTGESYPRRVHEGRTVLSGYVNKDSLLEIRSTKSLSESSYARIIAMVEESSSRKAQSEQFITRFARFYTPIVVGMAVLLAFIPPLVLEGASFGDWLYRALVFLVVSCPCALVISIPLGFFAGIGRASKEGILVKGGNYLEALNRIDTVFLDKTGTLTKGVFSLTSILPAPGIKEAELFRLASLAESASHHPIAISIQNAWTEQGGANLAPDSVEEIAGHGLKARYQGQTILVGKRDWLLSQGIEVEGLSSSEGTTVYVAMNGVYQGALNLSDSIRPDAEKMVKELRKIGIKSIIMLTGDANPTAEFVSNTLGLDGYESGLLPHQKVEAVERAIAAGQQTAFLGDGINDAPVLARAGVGIAMGALGSDAAIEAADVVLMADEPFRLVNALRIARKTRQIVLQNIIMALGIKAVILILAAMGYAGMGLAIFGDVGVALLAILNVLRIMSGREPTSRKEPDTSLSYT; encoded by the coding sequence ATGTCTGTAAAGATTGAATATACTTTGTCCGGTCTCTGCTGTTCACAATGTGCTGCGGTTATTGAGAGAAAAGTAAAAGAACTGGACTGGGTGAAGAATGCCCGGGTGAATATGGCATCTCAGATTTTATACCTGGATAGCTCAGCTTCCATAGGTGAACGACAGCTTGAATTACAGTCTTTGGTGGACTCTATTGAGGATGGGATTATACTTGAAGAACGCGGAGGTTCTGATTCAAAATCGACCGATTTGAAGCCGGGTTCCGCTCTAAAGAAGAAGATCCCCGAGCTATTGGGAGCGGCCTTATTTTTTGTTTTGACCTTTCTCAGAGGGAATGAGACCTTGCCCCTTGTCTACAGAATCGTCCTGTATAGTACTTCTTATCTTTTGATTGGTCATAGTGTTTTACTAAGCGGTCTGAAAAATATGAAGAGAGGCCGATTTCTGGACGAAAATTTTCTCATGATTTTGGCTACATCCGGGGCCTTTGCCCTTGGCGAGTTTCCGGAGGCTGTGGCTGTTATGCTTTTTTACCAGATTGGTGAATTCTTTCAAGATATGGCTGTGGACAAATCCCGAAGGTCCATTCGGAATCTGATGGATTCCAAACCGGGTATGGTTTCGGTCCTTCGTGGAACAGAGTTGGTTGAGACTCCGCCGGATCAGGTGGAGCCGGGGACACTTTACCGCCTGAGGGCTGGAGACCGAATCCCTTTAGATGGTGTTGTTATGAAGGGGACGGGGTCTGTCGATACCTCTGCTCTTACAGGGGAATCCTATCCCCGGCGAGTCCATGAAGGAAGAACAGTTCTCAGCGGTTATGTGAATAAAGACAGCCTTTTGGAGATTCGTTCCACTAAGAGTCTCTCTGAGTCTTCCTATGCCAGAATTATTGCCATGGTCGAAGAGTCCAGCAGCCGCAAGGCACAGTCGGAGCAGTTCATCACACGGTTTGCCCGATTCTATACTCCTATTGTTGTTGGAATGGCCGTTCTTCTAGCGTTCATTCCTCCTCTTGTTCTAGAGGGCGCCTCTTTTGGGGATTGGCTCTACAGAGCTCTTGTATTCCTGGTTGTTTCCTGTCCCTGTGCCTTGGTTATCTCCATACCGCTGGGATTCTTTGCCGGAATCGGACGGGCTTCCAAGGAAGGTATCCTTGTGAAAGGGGGGAATTATCTGGAGGCATTGAACAGAATCGATACGGTCTTCTTAGACAAGACGGGTACGCTGACAAAAGGTGTCTTTTCCTTGACGTCCATCCTACCTGCTCCGGGTATCAAAGAAGCCGAACTTTTTAGACTGGCGTCATTGGCTGAGTCTGCTTCTCATCATCCCATCGCTATTTCCATTCAAAATGCCTGGACGGAACAGGGCGGGGCGAACTTGGCTCCCGATTCAGTAGAAGAAATTGCGGGTCATGGGCTCAAGGCCCGCTACCAGGGGCAGACTATCCTTGTGGGGAAGAGAGACTGGCTGTTGAGCCAGGGCATTGAGGTTGAGGGTCTTTCTTCCTCGGAAGGAACTACTGTTTATGTTGCAATGAATGGGGTTTATCAGGGAGCTCTCAATCTTTCTGATTCTATACGCCCGGATGCTGAGAAGATGGTGAAGGAGCTTCGGAAAATTGGGATCAAATCTATCATAATGCTCACAGGAGACGCAAATCCTACAGCTGAATTCGTGTCCAACACTTTGGGTCTGGATGGTTATGAGTCTGGTTTATTGCCCCATCAAAAGGTTGAGGCCGTAGAAAGAGCCATTGCCGCTGGACAGCAAACCGCTTTTTTGGGTGACGGAATAAATGACGCTCCCGTATTGGCGAGAGCCGGTGTCGGGATTGCTATGGGGGCTCTTGGATCAGATGCGGCCATTGAAGCCGCAGATGTTGTTCTCATGGCTGATGAGCCCTTTCGTCTGGTGAACGCCCTCAGAATTGCCCGAAAAACGAGGCAGATCGTTTTACAGAACATCATCATGGCCCTGGGGATAAAGGCAGTAATCCTCATACTGGCGGCCATGGGATATGCCGGTATGGGCTTAGCTATTTTTGGAGATGTGGGAGTGGCTCTCTTGGCAATCCTCAATGTTCTGAGGATTATGTCAGGTCGTGAACCCACTTCCCGGAAAGAACCCGATACAAGCCTATCATATACTTGA
- a CDS encoding MATE family efflux transporter, translating into MNEQILTEPYTSGILSRLKQDGESFRKLLILALPIAAQTLIQTLLNLVDTLMIGQLGETSIAAVALCNQIFFLLLLFLFGVSSGSSVFTAQFWGKKDLPGIHRSLGMALVLGLSGAAIFTLAAQIFPAQILRIYTKDQRVIEAGIPYLRIASASYLFTAGTIIFQGVLRSTGVVKLPLFLSVTALSLNAFFNYALIFGRFGLPRLGIAGAAMATSGARILEVISLLLIIYIQKYPIAGSIRQLACQNRLFFKRFIHRVSPVILNEVGWSFGMTMFTLVYARMGTDVLAAYNIMDTFSRLTIVLFVGTGNATAIVLGNIIGEGREDEARRSAKTILMVAPLLAAFVGIIIFVLAPFVPGFFNISPYVSTLIVQMLRIFTVVIFVKVSNMHIIVGILRSGGDTHFCAALELIPLWLVSIPLAAFAGLVLNLPPPLVYLLCLSEEVIKYMIGLYRVLSGKWVHDLT; encoded by the coding sequence ATGAACGAACAGATACTAACAGAACCCTATACTTCAGGCATCCTCTCACGATTAAAACAAGATGGAGAAAGCTTCAGGAAATTACTAATCCTGGCACTTCCCATTGCAGCTCAAACCCTGATTCAAACCCTCCTGAACCTTGTGGATACCCTGATGATAGGTCAGCTGGGGGAAACCTCCATCGCTGCAGTGGCTCTCTGCAATCAGATATTTTTCCTGTTGCTTCTCTTCCTTTTTGGAGTTTCCAGCGGGTCTTCTGTCTTTACTGCCCAATTCTGGGGAAAAAAGGATCTTCCGGGAATTCATAGGTCTCTGGGAATGGCCTTGGTATTGGGCCTGAGCGGTGCGGCTATATTCACATTGGCCGCTCAGATTTTTCCGGCTCAGATCCTGAGGATATACACCAAGGACCAACGGGTCATCGAAGCGGGGATACCCTACTTGAGGATTGCCTCTGCCAGTTATCTCTTTACGGCGGGCACCATCATCTTTCAGGGGGTTCTGCGGAGTACCGGAGTCGTCAAACTGCCTCTGTTTCTGTCAGTAACAGCCCTGAGCCTCAACGCCTTCTTTAATTATGCCTTGATTTTTGGTAGATTCGGACTGCCCCGCCTGGGGATTGCCGGAGCAGCCATGGCAACATCGGGAGCCAGAATCCTCGAAGTCATCTCTCTACTTCTCATCATCTACATTCAGAAATATCCTATCGCCGGGTCGATCAGGCAGCTGGCCTGTCAAAACCGTTTGTTCTTCAAGCGTTTTATACACAGGGTGAGCCCGGTTATCCTGAATGAAGTAGGATGGTCCTTTGGGATGACCATGTTCACTCTGGTCTATGCCAGGATGGGAACCGATGTTCTGGCGGCATATAACATCATGGACACCTTCTCCAGACTGACCATTGTCCTTTTTGTGGGAACCGGAAATGCAACGGCCATCGTTTTGGGGAACATAATTGGAGAAGGCCGCGAAGACGAGGCGCGCCGTAGTGCAAAGACCATCCTCATGGTAGCACCACTTTTAGCAGCCTTCGTGGGGATCATAATTTTTGTCCTGGCGCCCTTTGTTCCTGGATTCTTCAACATATCTCCCTACGTCAGCACCCTGATTGTACAGATGCTCCGGATCTTCACGGTCGTCATATTTGTAAAAGTATCCAACATGCATATCATAGTGGGTATTCTCAGGAGCGGTGGAGATACTCACTTCTGCGCCGCACTGGAACTCATACCACTCTGGCTGGTAAGCATACCCCTTGCCGCGTTTGCAGGGCTGGTGCTAAACCTGCCCCCTCCCCTGGTATACCTTCTATGCCTGAGTGAAGAAGTGATCAAGTATATGATAGGCTTGTATCGGGTTCTTTCCGGGAAGTGGGTTCACGACCTGACATAA
- a CDS encoding helix-turn-helix domain-containing protein yields MFQLNRPDFFDSDEEPIKLIRRSPQIPYPLHNHDFSELVIVLSGTGVHFTKDHEYRVNAGDVFVIQGATSHGYKEIQDLCLVNLLFRMDQLPLPFMDISYIPGYQALFHLEPRYRQVHNFASRLKLKSDDLIRVSSLIDRIELEYKGRQKGYRYMGALLFMELIGFLSRCYDSSESVQNLELLRIARGLSYLEHHLTEKISLETLKAETGMSISSLNRHFKRVTGLPPLEYHLRQRIRRACTLLKQTDLNITEVAYRSGFDDSNYFTRQFKKVMEMAPSRFRKSD; encoded by the coding sequence ATGTTTCAATTGAACCGCCCTGATTTCTTTGATTCCGATGAAGAACCTATCAAACTCATTCGCCGGAGTCCCCAGATTCCCTACCCTCTTCATAACCACGATTTTTCCGAACTGGTCATTGTCCTCAGCGGGACAGGCGTGCATTTCACAAAAGACCATGAATACCGAGTCAATGCTGGAGATGTATTTGTCATTCAGGGAGCCACCAGTCACGGGTATAAAGAGATACAAGACCTCTGCCTGGTGAACCTTCTGTTCCGCATGGACCAGCTGCCGCTGCCCTTTATGGACATCAGCTATATACCCGGATACCAGGCGCTGTTTCATCTGGAGCCCCGATACAGGCAGGTGCATAACTTTGCCAGCCGACTCAAATTGAAGAGTGACGACCTGATCAGGGTAAGCAGCCTCATTGACAGAATTGAACTGGAATACAAGGGCAGACAGAAGGGTTACAGATATATGGGAGCCCTGCTGTTCATGGAACTCATAGGATTCCTGAGCCGCTGTTACGACAGCTCCGAGAGTGTTCAGAACCTGGAACTTCTCAGGATTGCCAGAGGCTTGAGTTATCTGGAGCACCATCTCACAGAGAAGATCTCCCTGGAAACCCTGAAGGCAGAAACGGGCATGTCCATTAGTTCTCTGAACAGACATTTCAAGCGGGTGACAGGCCTTCCTCCCCTGGAATATCACCTCAGGCAAAGGATTAGACGGGCCTGCACCCTCCTAAAACAAACCGACTTGAATATTACTGAAGTGGCTTACAGAAGCGGATTTGACGACAGCAATTACTTTACCCGACAGTTTAAAAAGGTCATGGAAATGGCCCCTTCTAGATTCCGAAAATCAGACTAA